One window of the Onychostoma macrolepis isolate SWU-2019 chromosome 21, ASM1243209v1, whole genome shotgun sequence genome contains the following:
- the LOC131528414 gene encoding uncharacterized protein LOC131528414, translating to MVVLSARPKERRLAEGIRSNLYKAACNMTCGLPDMSVLQLNDIYEGMSRETAPLIMTMGISGDFPLVDSAFGKVQEGSVLSYQLPAWSPPKTCPHTTAPPRLPLPLDGYRLGASECCFVLTHHQQLHMASLETTEVMAHQIEIGTRKQSTMTEWHSLRKPRVTSSRFRSLPPERAVLGSEPSSENSAVRLSVCRNEEGPSDGAQSY from the exons ATGGTGGTATTGTCAGCTAGGCCCAAGGAGAGAAGATTGGCAGAAGGCATCAG GAGCAACCTGTATAAAGCTGCCTGTAACATGACCTGTGGCCTTCCAGACATGTCAGTTCTGCAGCTGAATGATATTTATGAAGGCATGTCAAGAGAAACGGCTCCTTTAATAATGACCATGGGGATTTCAGGGGATTTTCCTTTGGTGGACAGTGCCTTTGGAAAAGTACAAGAAGGGAGTGTACTCTCCTATCAACTTCCAGCATGGAGCCCACCAAAGACCTGTCCACATACCACCGCACCACCACGACTACCCTTACCCCTTGATGGCTACCGTCTGGGTGCCTCggagtgctgctttgtgttgaCTCACCATCAGCAGCTGCACATGGCTTCTCTAGAAACAACAGAGGTCATGGCACACCAAATTGAGATTGGCACAAGAAAACAAAGCACAATGACTGAATGGCATTCATTGAGAAAGCCACGAGTTACTTCTTCTAGATTCAG aagtTTGCCACCTGAGAGGGCAGTCCTCGGTAGCGAGCCTAGCAGTGAGAATTCTGCGGTCAGGCTATCAGTCTGCAGAAATGAAGAGGGGCCTTCAGATGGAGCCCAAAGCTATTGA